A stretch of Thermodesulforhabdus norvegica DNA encodes these proteins:
- a CDS encoding DUF4198 domain-containing protein, which yields MVRMIISSIVIMLLGLAQVSAHDAWFEPNDGKFVILYGHGEELESYDISKIKEVKAHDGQGNGTVLDVKKREDGKAVVAPPDNTVMLTMVFDNGFWVKTEEGWKNVSKRNVGSYLESCHSMKFAKHIIDWSPVLTNAVGLKMEIVPLKNPMSLKTGEVLQVKVLLDGKPVEGVTVATGGGHKSGMTTNNAGIVDVLIEKPGFQFISASYRVPLRNNPDADELLLSSNLTFYVE from the coding sequence ATGGTGCGCATGATTATAAGCTCAATCGTAATTATGTTACTTGGATTAGCTCAGGTTAGTGCCCACGATGCGTGGTTTGAGCCAAATGACGGAAAGTTCGTCATTCTCTATGGTCACGGTGAGGAACTGGAAAGTTATGATATTTCCAAAATAAAGGAAGTTAAAGCCCATGATGGTCAGGGAAATGGAACGGTGCTGGATGTTAAAAAACGAGAAGACGGGAAGGCAGTAGTCGCGCCCCCGGATAACACGGTCATGTTAACCATGGTGTTCGATAACGGTTTCTGGGTAAAGACGGAGGAAGGTTGGAAAAATGTTTCCAAAAGAAACGTGGGAAGTTATTTAGAGTCGTGTCACTCGATGAAATTTGCTAAGCATATCATCGACTGGTCGCCTGTGCTTACCAATGCGGTGGGCCTAAAGATGGAAATCGTGCCGCTCAAAAACCCGATGTCCCTCAAGACAGGCGAAGTTCTGCAAGTAAAAGTATTACTCGACGGTAAACCGGTAGAGGGTGTTACGGTTGCCACAGGGGGAGGTCACAAAAGCGGGATGACAACGAATAACGCGGGGATCGTAGATGTACTCATAGAAAAACCGGGTTTTCAGTTTATAAGTGCCTCTTACAGAGTTCCTTTGAGAAATAATCCTGATGCCGATGAGTTATTGCTTTCCTCTAATCTGACGTTTTATGTCGAGTAA
- a CDS encoding ABC transporter substrate-binding protein — translation MFFRLLLTILFCLLLVILQYGKGYTSILVKDFRGKSIELKAKPQRIVCLLESALSALFMLQQQDRIIGIANNVYAEPTFRFYRQLDKRIRDRLLPAPGNWEAVSIEHIVALMPDLVIIWSSQTDVIRALETRGIPVYAVFLSRENDIYDEILDFGTLSGSRNRSEELVAFVKKEKERLTRITGTVPEKDRPRVFFMWAQGITETSCGGSTVSDVIRMAGGRNICEHIFREHATLQIEELIQQNPDVIVMWYNEKLNPEDLTADPRLAPIDAIKKGRVYELPDIFTNDLWTLKFIIAANRIARWLYPGLFPNESAKSYERRVLRFLYGSDFN, via the coding sequence ATGTTTTTCAGGTTATTGCTGACGATCCTTTTTTGCCTCCTTCTCGTTATACTGCAGTATGGTAAGGGCTACACGTCAATTCTCGTCAAAGACTTTCGAGGCAAGTCGATTGAACTAAAAGCAAAACCTCAACGCATAGTATGTCTTTTGGAGAGCGCTTTAAGTGCCCTATTCATGCTTCAACAGCAAGATCGGATTATCGGAATTGCGAACAATGTCTACGCAGAGCCGACCTTCAGGTTTTACAGACAGCTAGACAAGCGCATTCGGGATCGCCTATTACCGGCTCCTGGCAACTGGGAAGCGGTAAGCATAGAACACATAGTAGCCCTTATGCCTGACTTGGTAATCATTTGGTCTTCTCAAACAGATGTTATCCGCGCTCTGGAGACACGAGGGATACCGGTGTACGCAGTCTTTTTGTCCAGGGAAAATGACATCTACGACGAAATTCTAGACTTCGGAACTCTCTCAGGGAGTAGAAATCGCTCCGAGGAACTGGTAGCCTTCGTGAAAAAAGAAAAAGAGAGATTAACGAGAATAACCGGTACAGTGCCTGAGAAAGACCGTCCCAGAGTATTTTTCATGTGGGCCCAGGGGATTACGGAAACATCCTGTGGAGGAAGCACCGTCAGCGATGTGATTAGAATGGCAGGAGGGCGAAATATTTGTGAACATATTTTTAGAGAGCACGCGACCTTACAGATCGAAGAGCTGATTCAACAAAACCCAGATGTAATTGTCATGTGGTACAATGAAAAATTAAACCCCGAAGACCTTACCGCCGACCCCAGGCTCGCTCCAATTGATGCAATAAAAAAAGGGCGTGTTTACGAACTTCCTGATATTTTTACAAACGATCTTTGGACTCTCAAGTTTATAATTGCAGCAAATCGCATTGCACGATGGCTTTATCCAGGCTTGTTCCCAAACGAATCCGCCAAAAGTTACGAAAGGCGAGTTCTTAGATTTCTGTACGGTTCTGACTTCAACTAA
- a CDS encoding TonB-dependent receptor plug domain-containing protein yields MKSKKAFVPAFLLLLTVLLLNDGVAANTIVVNVPGEIVVTASKLPQKQDDITQKIDIINRERIDFTPFIQRNIAEILRYQPGTFVNPLSRNDANWGSYGGLGPKYNVFLLDGLPIDSFADLMSLDPLILDRAEVHRGPASVMYPIYLSMDFAGNQTPLAGITNLITKEKIEEPCTILGTGYGSWNTFAGTGYHQGRVENLHYFLGASYERSDYTNYGTENSWLHILSDPDYDKARLFAKGTYFFDGKDSHKLSLFVHHTEHYGDVGRPNRDYDHDYTTLNADYSNLLYDYDEVMFQFKVGYRRYNRSWNEDNYPDLSLRSHDGVQQNIIPLDLSFNVHHGNGLLTFGSDAQWATYETYSESRGVETKGNDMNAWSFGLYAEEKYRLGKFVFRLGGRYLRIEHSYNLLGGNEPEVEDASWDKFTWSTGLRYKASDNLSLYVNAGSSFQAPSGKSVGGTLSISDRGVPGRNGQLPNPNLKPEEGMSFDAGADLNVVDRLFLNIRGFSTFVDDAIVENVVSRDPSQTQSVNAGKSKSLGVEIEGRYAITNSIEIFANYTFVHTKVENNVDPNQDGSEVPFVPSHLGNLGLVIRLPWDLTIVPYLHVFGKYYDSTDKTSRQSFGPEELINIHIEKPILKSDTWKLKLSLDLNNITDNAYEMPWQFRDPGFNTMIKADLVF; encoded by the coding sequence ATGAAGTCTAAGAAGGCCTTCGTGCCGGCTTTTTTGCTTCTTTTAACTGTGCTCCTTTTGAACGATGGAGTAGCCGCAAATACAATAGTCGTTAACGTCCCAGGCGAGATCGTCGTCACTGCCTCAAAGTTACCTCAAAAACAGGATGACATTACTCAAAAGATTGATATTATAAATCGTGAACGAATTGACTTTACACCCTTCATCCAAAGAAACATAGCTGAAATCCTTCGTTACCAACCTGGAACTTTTGTTAATCCTTTATCACGCAACGATGCGAACTGGGGTTCCTATGGAGGGCTGGGTCCGAAATACAACGTCTTTCTGTTAGACGGCCTGCCTATCGATTCGTTCGCCGATCTTATGAGTCTGGATCCTCTTATTTTAGACCGGGCGGAAGTGCATCGTGGACCCGCTTCTGTGATGTATCCAATATACTTAAGCATGGATTTTGCCGGAAATCAGACTCCTCTGGCCGGCATCACCAACCTGATAACCAAGGAAAAAATAGAAGAACCTTGTACGATTCTTGGAACAGGCTACGGATCCTGGAATACCTTTGCAGGTACGGGCTATCATCAGGGAAGGGTCGAAAACCTTCACTATTTCTTGGGAGCAAGTTATGAGCGCTCTGACTACACTAACTACGGCACCGAAAATTCCTGGCTCCACATATTAAGCGATCCCGACTACGACAAGGCTCGCTTGTTTGCAAAGGGGACATACTTCTTTGATGGAAAGGATTCACATAAGTTATCTTTGTTCGTCCACCATACAGAACACTACGGAGACGTCGGTCGACCCAATCGCGATTACGACCACGATTACACTACTCTTAATGCCGACTACTCAAATTTGCTTTATGATTATGATGAAGTTATGTTCCAGTTCAAGGTGGGTTATCGGAGGTATAATAGAAGCTGGAACGAAGACAATTACCCCGACCTGTCCCTACGTTCTCATGACGGTGTACAACAAAACATAATACCGCTGGATTTGAGTTTCAATGTTCACCACGGAAACGGACTTCTTACCTTTGGAAGTGATGCACAGTGGGCGACTTACGAGACTTATTCTGAATCCAGAGGCGTCGAAACAAAAGGGAACGATATGAATGCCTGGTCCTTTGGTCTCTACGCCGAAGAAAAGTACAGACTGGGCAAATTCGTCTTCAGACTGGGTGGAAGATATTTAAGAATCGAGCACTCTTACAACCTACTTGGAGGCAACGAACCGGAGGTAGAAGACGCCTCATGGGATAAATTTACATGGAGCACCGGCTTGCGATATAAGGCTTCTGATAACCTGTCGCTTTATGTTAATGCAGGGTCCAGCTTTCAAGCTCCTTCGGGTAAATCGGTGGGAGGTACCCTGTCAATCTCAGACAGAGGAGTTCCGGGGCGTAACGGTCAACTGCCAAATCCCAATCTGAAGCCTGAAGAAGGGATGAGTTTTGACGCCGGAGCCGACCTAAATGTAGTGGACAGGCTGTTTTTAAACATAAGGGGCTTTTCAACCTTCGTGGATGACGCTATTGTAGAAAACGTTGTAAGCCGTGATCCTTCTCAGACTCAATCTGTAAATGCGGGAAAAAGTAAGTCATTAGGCGTTGAGATAGAAGGACGCTACGCAATCACCAATTCAATCGAAATTTTTGCCAACTATACCTTTGTCCATACGAAAGTCGAAAACAACGTAGACCCAAACCAAGACGGATCCGAAGTACCCTTTGTGCCTTCCCATCTTGGTAACTTGGGTCTGGTTATTCGACTTCCTTGGGATCTCACAATCGTTCCGTACCTCCATGTTTTTGGCAAATATTACGACAGCACCGACAAAACATCAAGACAGTCTTTTGGCCCCGAAGAGCTCATCAATATTCACATAGAAAAACCCATACTGAAATCTGATACGTGGAAACTGAAACTATCCCTAGACCTTAACAACATAACCGACAATGCTTACGAAATGCCGTGGCAATTCCGTGATCCGGGATTCAATACCATGATCAAAGCCGATCTGGTATTTTGA
- the aroF gene encoding 3-deoxy-7-phosphoheptulonate synthase: MILVLKKNVSDDEVSQLRKTLRSHGYMVREIQGVDETVLGVVGQIRHDSRYFETLPGVAKVMPVSKPYKLVSRDLHPEPSRIRIRDIVVGGDRLVVIAGPCSVENRERTLEIARIVKQHGATLFRGGAFKPRTSPYSFQGLGEEGLKILAEVREETGLGIVTEITSPAQADLMMKYVDVVQVGARNMQNFELLRCVGRMGKPVLLKRGLAATIEEWLMAAEYILSEGNEQVILCERGIRTFETYTRNTLDLTAVPVVKKLTHLPVIVDPSHATGIRDKVIPMARAAVAAGADGIMVEVHTEPDKALSDGPQSLYPEQFESLMRDLHVIAPVVGKQLDFDYIPKARYFSVSYPDLPPKILHAGVPGSFSHKAALQYFGEDAPIEQVPTFRNVFENVASGKAKWGIVPLENSLTGSIHANYDLLMEFDLFLVGELTLRIVHNLIGLDGAKIEDIKTVYSHPQVFEQCSEFLSGYPHWDLVACKDSATAVLRVQERQDPSAAAIASEEAARLFGMTIIKAGIETHPLNFTRFGVISAEKLENGPKDKSSIIFSVSNRPGALYEVLKIFAERQINMVKLESRPVHGRPWEYLFYADLEVDLELDEYRSVIEALRERTEFFRYLGSYRQGARIVA, from the coding sequence ATGATTCTGGTCCTCAAAAAAAATGTGTCAGACGATGAGGTGTCGCAACTCAGAAAAACCTTGAGATCTCACGGCTACATGGTCAGAGAAATCCAGGGCGTGGACGAGACGGTTCTTGGTGTTGTGGGGCAGATCAGACATGATTCCCGCTATTTTGAGACCCTGCCGGGCGTGGCCAAGGTAATGCCCGTCAGCAAGCCCTATAAACTGGTCAGCAGGGATCTTCATCCGGAACCGTCACGGATTCGCATTCGGGACATCGTGGTGGGAGGGGACAGGCTCGTTGTCATAGCGGGGCCCTGCAGTGTTGAAAATCGGGAGCGTACACTGGAAATCGCAAGGATTGTAAAACAGCACGGCGCCACGCTTTTTCGAGGAGGAGCCTTTAAACCCCGCACATCCCCTTACTCGTTCCAGGGGCTCGGTGAAGAAGGGTTGAAAATTCTTGCAGAAGTCAGAGAAGAAACGGGTCTTGGCATCGTCACCGAAATTACTTCTCCTGCTCAGGCCGACCTGATGATGAAATATGTGGACGTAGTTCAGGTGGGGGCAAGAAATATGCAAAATTTTGAACTCTTAAGGTGCGTCGGCCGTATGGGAAAGCCCGTCCTTCTCAAGAGAGGTCTGGCTGCAACCATTGAGGAATGGCTCATGGCAGCCGAGTACATACTCTCCGAAGGAAACGAACAGGTGATTTTATGCGAACGGGGCATCAGAACCTTTGAAACCTACACCCGCAATACCCTGGATCTTACGGCTGTACCTGTGGTTAAAAAACTTACCCATCTTCCCGTGATTGTGGATCCCAGTCATGCCACGGGCATAAGGGACAAGGTTATCCCCATGGCACGGGCTGCCGTCGCGGCCGGAGCCGACGGCATAATGGTGGAGGTTCATACAGAACCCGACAAAGCCCTTTCAGACGGGCCTCAGAGCCTTTATCCCGAACAGTTTGAATCGCTCATGAGAGATCTCCATGTCATAGCCCCCGTGGTGGGTAAGCAACTCGATTTTGACTACATACCCAAGGCAAGGTATTTCAGTGTCTCCTATCCTGACCTACCCCCAAAGATCCTCCACGCCGGTGTGCCGGGATCTTTCAGTCATAAGGCTGCATTGCAGTACTTCGGCGAGGATGCTCCTATAGAACAGGTCCCGACTTTCCGTAATGTTTTTGAAAACGTGGCGAGCGGGAAGGCAAAATGGGGAATTGTGCCCCTGGAAAACTCCCTTACGGGCAGCATCCATGCAAACTACGACCTTCTCATGGAGTTCGATCTGTTTCTGGTCGGGGAGTTGACATTAAGGATAGTCCACAACCTTATCGGGCTGGACGGGGCAAAAATTGAAGATATCAAAACGGTCTATTCTCATCCTCAGGTTTTTGAACAATGCTCCGAATTTCTTTCCGGATATCCTCACTGGGATCTGGTCGCCTGCAAGGACTCGGCAACGGCCGTTTTGAGAGTCCAGGAGCGACAGGATCCTTCGGCGGCGGCGATAGCCAGCGAAGAGGCGGCAAGGCTATTCGGGATGACCATAATTAAGGCCGGAATTGAGACTCATCCTCTGAACTTCACCAGGTTTGGAGTGATTTCGGCGGAAAAGCTCGAAAATGGCCCAAAAGATAAATCGTCGATTATCTTTTCCGTGAGCAATCGGCCGGGGGCTCTCTATGAAGTGCTGAAAATTTTTGCCGAGCGACAGATAAACATGGTTAAGCTGGAATCCCGACCGGTTCACGGACGGCCCTGGGAATATCTCTTTTATGCCGATCTGGAGGTGGACCTCGAACTTGATGAGTACCGTTCGGTTATCGAAGCCTTAAGAGAAAGGACGGAATTTTTCCGTTACCTGGGGAGCTATCGACAGGGTGCCAGGATCGTGGCCTAG